In a single window of the Saccharothrix australiensis genome:
- a CDS encoding DUF167 domain-containing protein: MADAFRLGVRVKPGAKRTAVGGRWDATALVVAVAAPAVEGKANEAVRRALAEAFGVRRQDVRVVRGERGRDKVVEIEPAPPDAPERLARLLGPG; the protein is encoded by the coding sequence GTGGCTGACGCCTTCCGCCTGGGCGTCCGGGTGAAGCCGGGCGCGAAGCGCACCGCCGTCGGCGGGCGCTGGGACGCGACGGCGCTGGTCGTCGCGGTCGCCGCGCCCGCCGTGGAGGGCAAGGCGAACGAGGCGGTGCGCAGGGCGCTGGCCGAGGCGTTCGGCGTGCGCCGGCAGGACGTCCGCGTCGTGCGGGGCGAACGCGGCCGGGACAAGGTCGTGGAGATCGAGCCCGCGCCGCCCGACGCGCCCGAGCGGTTGGCGCGCCTGCTCGGTCCGGGCTGA
- a CDS encoding RNA polymerase sigma factor yields MTDNNLDPRGDLGVRSDLEPRLAELRTELAEAIPDDPGSDDLGVAAIIAQASPEPSGPERHAALLTAARDGDRTALDRLVTELTPLVWHVARGNGLDQATAEDVVQTVWLSLLRHLDRIAEPRALAGWLIVTTRREAQRAWREANGRAALSTDSALDVPDTRWLPETEAVRDDRDRRLWRAFAALPRRCQELLRLTVLAGRAEYRAVAEALSMPRGSIGPTRGRCLSALRTRLEREGGV; encoded by the coding sequence ATGACCGACAACAACCTCGATCCGCGCGGGGACCTGGGCGTGCGGTCTGACCTCGAACCCAGGCTGGCCGAGCTGCGCACCGAGCTGGCCGAGGCCATCCCCGACGACCCCGGCTCCGACGACCTCGGCGTGGCCGCGATCATCGCGCAGGCGTCCCCGGAACCGTCCGGCCCGGAACGGCACGCCGCGCTGCTCACCGCCGCGCGCGACGGCGACCGGACCGCGCTGGACCGGTTGGTGACCGAGCTGACGCCGCTGGTCTGGCACGTGGCGCGGGGCAACGGGCTGGACCAGGCCACGGCGGAGGACGTCGTGCAGACCGTGTGGCTGAGCCTGCTCCGCCACCTGGACCGGATCGCCGAGCCGCGCGCCCTGGCCGGGTGGTTGATCGTCACCACCCGGCGGGAGGCGCAGCGGGCGTGGCGGGAGGCCAACGGGCGCGCCGCGCTCTCGACGGACTCGGCGCTCGACGTGCCGGACACGCGCTGGCTGCCGGAGACGGAAGCCGTCCGCGACGACCGCGACCGCCGCCTGTGGCGGGCATTCGCGGCGCTGCCGCGCCGCTGCCAGGAGCTGCTGCGGCTCACCGTGCTCGCCGGACGGGCCGAGTACCGGGCGGTGGCGGAAGCCCTGTCCATGCCGCGGGGCAGCATCGGCCCGACGAGGGGCCGCTGCCTGTCCGCCCTGCGCACCCGGTTGGAGCGGGAGGGAGGTGTCTGA
- a CDS encoding TetR/AcrR family transcriptional regulator, translated as MKRRLTKDDWTAVALLALAEHGVAGVAVEPLAARLGATKGSAYWHFPNREALLTATLERWEREHTEAVIERVAAEAAPLDRLRRLFRTVLEDGRDSAVELALLAAKDDPAVVPVLRRVTDRRVDYLEGLFRDIGFPAPTARHRAVLAYSVYLGHARLLTAAPHVVTAHRALLDDTLAAVTSRG; from the coding sequence GTGAAGAGGCGCCTGACCAAAGACGACTGGACCGCGGTGGCGCTGCTGGCGCTGGCCGAGCACGGCGTGGCGGGGGTGGCGGTCGAACCGCTGGCCGCCCGGCTCGGCGCGACGAAGGGCAGCGCCTACTGGCACTTCCCGAACCGCGAGGCGCTGCTCACCGCCACCCTCGAACGGTGGGAGCGCGAGCACACCGAGGCGGTCATCGAGCGGGTGGCGGCCGAGGCCGCCCCGCTCGACCGGCTCCGGCGGCTGTTCCGCACGGTCCTGGAGGACGGCCGCGACAGCGCGGTCGAACTGGCCCTGCTCGCCGCCAAGGACGACCCGGCGGTCGTGCCCGTGCTGCGCCGCGTGACCGACCGGCGCGTCGACTACCTGGAGGGGCTGTTCCGCGACATCGGCTTCCCCGCGCCGACCGCCCGGCACCGGGCCGTCCTCGCGTACTCGGTCTACCTCGGGCACGCGCGGCTGCTGACCGCCGCGCCCCACGTCGTCACCGCCCACCGGGCCCTGCTGGACGACACGCTGGCGGCGGTGACCAGCCGTGGCTGA
- a CDS encoding aminotransferase class V-fold PLP-dependent enzyme, whose amino-acid sequence MTVAVPGSIAALPRVVGAALRVPLVTGERVEYANLDHAASAPCLEQVRDAVDELLPWYASVHRGAGFASRVSTRVYEQARDAVRRFLGARPGDTVVFTRNTTDSLNLLARSLPRHTAVLLFDTEHHAALLPWRGPHVRRLRTPASPSAAVAELDRALAAAPEGPRLVVVTGASNVTGEVWPVAELAAVARRHGARVALDAAQLAPHRPVDLKALDVDYAVLSGHKVYAPFGAGVLVGRADWLQAAEPYLVGGGATARVTDRGDRLGVAWSAVPERHEAGSPNVVGVHALAEACDLLGRNWAQTVAHERELLARLRAGLATVPGLRELSLFGPEHDRVGVVSFVVAGQDAGYLAAALSAEHGVGVRDGAFCAHVAVHRLTDGDRALRASLGLGTTVEHVDRLVAALRSLVLDGARWDYEVVEGRWVPVDDRRALPPFLR is encoded by the coding sequence ATGACCGTCGCAGTTCCCGGATCGATCGCCGCCCTGCCCCGCGTCGTGGGCGCCGCGCTGCGCGTGCCGCTGGTCACCGGCGAACGCGTCGAGTACGCCAACCTCGACCACGCCGCCAGCGCGCCCTGCCTGGAGCAGGTGCGCGACGCCGTCGACGAGCTGCTGCCCTGGTACGCCAGCGTCCACCGGGGAGCGGGGTTCGCCTCGCGGGTGTCCACCCGCGTCTACGAGCAGGCCCGTGACGCGGTGCGCCGGTTCCTCGGCGCGCGACCGGGCGACACCGTGGTGTTCACGCGCAACACGACCGACTCGCTGAACCTGCTGGCCCGCTCGCTGCCCCGGCACACGGCCGTGCTGCTGTTCGACACCGAGCACCACGCCGCGCTGCTGCCGTGGCGCGGGCCGCACGTCCGGCGGCTGCGCACGCCCGCCTCGCCGTCCGCCGCGGTCGCCGAGCTGGACCGGGCGCTGGCCGCCGCGCCCGAGGGGCCGCGCCTGGTCGTGGTGACCGGCGCGTCGAACGTGACCGGCGAGGTGTGGCCGGTGGCCGAACTCGCGGCGGTGGCCCGCCGGCACGGCGCCAGGGTCGCGCTCGACGCCGCCCAGCTCGCACCCCACCGGCCCGTCGACCTCAAGGCGCTCGACGTCGACTACGCCGTGCTGTCCGGGCACAAGGTGTACGCGCCGTTCGGCGCGGGCGTGCTGGTCGGGCGGGCGGACTGGCTCCAGGCGGCCGAGCCGTACCTGGTCGGCGGCGGCGCGACCGCGCGCGTCACCGACCGCGGCGACCGGCTCGGCGTGGCGTGGTCGGCGGTGCCCGAGCGGCACGAGGCCGGTTCGCCGAACGTGGTCGGCGTGCACGCCCTCGCCGAGGCGTGCGACCTGCTCGGCCGCAACTGGGCGCAGACCGTCGCGCACGAGCGGGAGCTGCTGGCCAGGCTCCGCGCCGGGCTGGCGACCGTGCCCGGCCTGCGCGAGCTGTCGCTGTTCGGCCCGGAGCACGACCGGGTGGGCGTGGTGAGCTTCGTCGTCGCCGGGCAGGACGCCGGGTACCTCGCCGCCGCGCTGTCCGCCGAGCACGGCGTCGGCGTCCGCGACGGCGCGTTCTGCGCGCACGTGGCCGTGCACCGGCTGACCGACGGCGACCGGGCGCTGCGGGCGTCGCTGGGGCTGGGCACGACGGTCGAGCACGTGGACCGGCTCGTGGCCGCGCTGCGGTCGCTGGTGCTCGACGGCGCGCGGTGGGACTACGAGGTCGTCGAGGGCCGCTGGGTGCCGGTGGACGACCGCCGGGCGCTCCCGCCGTTCCTGCGCTGA
- a CDS encoding RNA polymerase sigma factor, whose amino-acid sequence MTPEDSDDHAATFSDFYHRERTRLFRFAAVMSPHLDHESAVQEAFVRAWRDWPSISPHARRAWLVKAIRNLLVDQARRLERPSEVTDEVIARSRVLVQRHREAEEWHELTTTLAAIARLPDQLRTALALRFWDFDDHEIADVLGCRRESVRRYVSEARARVSAVVGNPERRARGPRRGKETP is encoded by the coding sequence GTGACACCGGAAGACTCCGATGACCACGCGGCCACCTTCAGCGACTTCTACCACCGCGAGCGCACCCGCCTGTTCCGGTTCGCCGCCGTGATGTCACCGCACCTGGACCACGAGTCCGCGGTGCAGGAGGCGTTCGTCCGGGCCTGGCGCGACTGGCCCTCGATCAGCCCGCACGCCCGCCGCGCGTGGCTGGTCAAGGCCATCCGCAACCTGCTGGTCGACCAGGCCCGGCGGCTGGAGCGGCCCAGCGAGGTCACCGACGAGGTCATCGCGCGGTCCCGCGTCCTGGTGCAGCGGCACCGCGAGGCCGAGGAGTGGCACGAGTTGACCACCACGCTCGCCGCCATCGCCCGGCTGCCCGACCAGCTCCGCACGGCCCTGGCGCTGCGGTTCTGGGACTTCGACGACCACGAGATCGCCGACGTGCTGGGATGCAGGCGCGAGTCCGTGCGCCGGTACGTGTCCGAGGCGCGGGCCAGGGTCAGCGCGGTCGTCGGCAACCCCGAACGCCGGGCCCGTGGTCCGCGGCGCGGGAAGGAGACGCCATGA
- a CDS encoding potassium/proton antiporter: MTAFLGIGAAVLLLSVIAVRVSIRLGLPSLLLYLGIGVLLGEAVLGIQFEDADLTRSLGTVALVLILTEGGLTTRWSAVKPALGLGIALSTVSVAVSIGVTGLALHHLLGLDWRTALLWGAVLSSTDAAAVFSVLRGVGVGKRLIGALELESGINDAPVYIAVVLLASSDAITWTTPLLLVYELLAGAAIGVGLGWLGGVALRRAALPSTGLYPLATVAVCLLAYTAGDLAHASGFLAVYTAALVLGNARLPHRSDTLSFAEGLGWIAQIGLFVLLGLYASPERLPEALVPALVAGAVLVLLARPVSVLVAALPFRVPWREQAFISWSGLRGAVPIVFALIPLIQGVPDAGRLVDVVFVLVIVLTIVQGTSLPWLARWLGLVRSGEAREIEVDSSALDELGAELLQVRIQRGSKLHGVYLSELRLPPGATVSLVVREDQGFTPQATTRLQEHDQLLVVCTEHARTATERRIRAVDRAGRFARWKGDAGLP, encoded by the coding sequence GTGACGGCCTTCCTCGGCATCGGCGCCGCGGTCCTGCTGCTCTCGGTCATCGCGGTGCGGGTGTCGATCCGGCTCGGTCTGCCCTCGCTCCTGCTGTACCTGGGCATCGGCGTCCTGCTCGGGGAAGCGGTGCTGGGCATCCAGTTCGAGGACGCCGACCTGACCCGCTCGCTGGGCACGGTCGCGCTCGTGCTGATCCTCACCGAAGGCGGCCTGACCACGCGGTGGTCGGCGGTGAAACCCGCGCTGGGCCTCGGCATCGCACTGTCCACAGTGTCCGTGGCGGTCAGCATCGGCGTGACCGGGCTGGCGCTGCACCACCTGCTGGGCCTGGACTGGCGCACCGCACTGCTGTGGGGCGCGGTGCTGTCGTCCACGGACGCGGCGGCGGTGTTCAGCGTGCTGCGCGGCGTCGGGGTCGGCAAGCGGCTGATCGGCGCGCTGGAACTGGAGTCCGGCATCAACGACGCGCCCGTGTACATCGCGGTCGTGCTGCTCGCCTCGTCCGACGCGATCACCTGGACCACGCCGCTGCTGCTGGTCTACGAACTCCTCGCGGGCGCGGCGATCGGCGTCGGGCTGGGCTGGCTCGGCGGTGTCGCGCTGCGGCGGGCCGCGCTGCCCTCCACCGGCCTGTACCCGCTGGCGACGGTCGCGGTGTGCCTGCTCGCGTACACGGCGGGCGACCTGGCGCACGCGTCCGGCTTCCTCGCCGTCTACACCGCCGCGCTGGTCCTGGGCAACGCCCGGCTGCCGCACCGGTCGGACACGCTGTCGTTCGCCGAGGGGCTCGGCTGGATCGCGCAGATCGGCCTGTTCGTCCTGCTCGGCCTGTACGCCTCGCCCGAGCGGCTGCCGGAGGCGCTGGTGCCCGCGCTCGTGGCGGGCGCGGTGCTGGTGCTGCTCGCCCGGCCGGTGTCGGTGCTGGTCGCGGCGCTGCCCTTCCGGGTGCCCTGGCGGGAGCAGGCGTTCATCTCGTGGTCCGGGCTGCGCGGCGCGGTGCCGATCGTGTTCGCGCTGATCCCGCTCATCCAGGGCGTGCCCGACGCGGGCCGGCTGGTCGACGTGGTGTTCGTGCTGGTCATCGTGCTCACGATCGTGCAGGGGACGTCGCTGCCGTGGCTGGCGCGCTGGCTCGGGCTGGTGCGCTCCGGCGAGGCGCGGGAGATCGAGGTCGACTCGTCCGCGCTGGACGAGCTGGGCGCGGAGCTGTTGCAGGTGCGCATCCAGCGCGGGTCCAAGCTGCACGGCGTGTACCTGTCGGAGCTGCGGCTGCCGCCGGGCGCGACGGTCAGCCTCGTGGTGCGCGAGGACCAGGGCTTCACGCCGCAGGCCACCACCCGGCTCCAGGAGCACGACCAGCTCCTCGTCGTGTGCACCGAGCACGCCCGCACCGCCACCGAGCGGCGCATCCGGGCGGTCGACCGGGCGGGCCGGTTCGCGCGGTGGAAGGGCGACGCGGGACTGCCGTGA
- the lspA gene encoding signal peptidase II has product MLDNGPVSTESNSEPGTGPDGAAATGARPLPKRRVALLAAIAPVVLALDVVTKVIAVRTLEGQEPVELFGGLVYLSFLRNSGAAFGLAEGFTLILALVAFGVVGFILWIARKLRSVGWAVGLGLVLGGALGNLADRVFRGPGPLRGHVVDFISVIEPYGAFFPVFNVADSGICVGGAVIVLMALLQRDYDGTRPAKAGASGTPASGSSGQGSPASGSPASGSPGSGPSGSGAGA; this is encoded by the coding sequence ATGCTGGACAATGGGCCGGTGAGCACTGAGTCCAACAGCGAACCGGGCACCGGGCCGGACGGCGCGGCGGCGACCGGGGCACGGCCGCTGCCCAAGCGGCGGGTGGCGCTGCTGGCGGCGATCGCGCCCGTGGTGCTGGCGCTGGACGTCGTCACCAAGGTGATCGCCGTGCGGACGCTGGAGGGCCAGGAGCCCGTCGAGCTGTTCGGCGGCTTGGTCTACCTCTCGTTCCTGCGCAACTCCGGCGCCGCGTTCGGCCTGGCCGAGGGGTTCACGCTGATCCTCGCGCTGGTGGCGTTCGGCGTCGTCGGGTTCATCCTGTGGATCGCCCGCAAGCTCCGGTCCGTCGGCTGGGCCGTCGGGCTCGGCCTCGTGCTGGGCGGCGCGCTGGGTAACCTGGCGGACCGGGTGTTCCGCGGTCCCGGACCGCTGCGCGGCCACGTGGTGGACTTCATCTCCGTGATCGAGCCCTACGGCGCGTTCTTCCCGGTGTTCAACGTCGCCGACTCGGGCATCTGCGTCGGCGGCGCGGTGATCGTGCTGATGGCGCTGCTCCAGCGCGACTACGACGGCACGCGGCCGGCGAAGGCCGGCGCGTCCGGCACCCCGGCGTCCGGTTCTTCGGGACAGGGTTCCCCGGCGTCCGGTTCTCCGGCGTCCGGTTCTCCGGGGTCGGGTCCCTCCGGGTCGGGGGCGGGCGCGTGA
- the ileS gene encoding isoleucine--tRNA ligase encodes MAYPKAGEGSVPSQPSFPALEQDVLDFWKSDRTFRDSVAARPAGDGGANEFVFYDGPPFANGLPHYGHLLTGYVKDVVPRYQTMRGKHVERRFGWDTHGLPAEVEAEKQLGFSSKSEIEAFGIEKFNEACRTSVLRYTDQWRDYVTRQARWVDFDNDYKTLDLDYMESVMWAFKTLWDKGLVYEGFRVLWYCWRCETPLSNTETKMDDTYRDRQDPAVTVGLRLETGELALVWTTTPWTLPSNLAAAVHPDVDYVTVEANGERYVLAEARVPAYARELGEEPPVVARCKGSDLVGRRYTPPFDFFAGRENAHRVLAADYVTTEDGTGIVHIAPAFGEEDKAVTDAAGIEVVVPVDPHGRFTAEVPPYEGQHVFDANKAIIRDLRDTGLLLRHETYDHPYPHCWRCDNPLIQRAVSSWFVAVSKFKDRMVELNRQINWVPEHIRDGQFGKWLENARDWNISRNRFWGSPIPVWVSDDPAHPRVDVYGSLDELERDFGVRPTDLHRPNIDQLTRPNPDDPTGRATMRRVPEVLDCWFESGSMSFAQVHYPFENQEWFDDHYPGDFIVEYNGQTRGWFYTMHVLATALFDRPAFKNCVAHGIVLGDDGQKMSKSRKNYPDVNEVFERDGSDAMRWFLMASPILRGGDLVVTERGIRDAVRQAVLPLWNSWYFLALYANAEGVEGRWRTDSPHVLDRYALAKTHDLVADVTARLDTYDISGACAAVREFLEVLTNWYVRRSRDRFWAGDQDAVDTLHTVLEVVSRVTAPLLPLTAEAVWRGLTGGRSVHLTDYPSAADLPADDALVAAMDQVRQVASTALSLRKANKLRVRLPLAKLVIAAGGAARLADFTGILRDEVNVKEVELTTDVDAHGHFQLAVNARVAGPRLGPDVQKVIKAVKAGDWTEVDGKVLAAGVELFPEEYEQRLVATDRGATAALPDNSGLVVLDTAVTPELAAEGVARDLVRVVQQARKDADLDVSDRIALALELPDGEVDGAVRRFESFVATETLADEVVYAPVEDGAEGVVGDGAKVKVAVRRV; translated from the coding sequence ATGGCCTACCCGAAGGCAGGCGAGGGCTCGGTGCCCTCCCAGCCGTCCTTCCCCGCCCTGGAACAGGACGTCCTCGACTTCTGGAAGTCCGACCGGACGTTCCGGGACTCGGTCGCCGCCCGCCCGGCGGGCGACGGGGGCGCCAACGAGTTCGTCTTCTACGACGGCCCGCCGTTCGCCAACGGCCTGCCGCACTACGGCCACCTGCTGACCGGCTACGTCAAGGACGTCGTCCCGCGCTACCAGACGATGCGCGGCAAGCACGTCGAGCGCCGGTTCGGCTGGGACACGCACGGCCTGCCCGCCGAGGTCGAGGCCGAGAAGCAGCTCGGGTTCTCGTCGAAGTCCGAGATCGAGGCGTTCGGCATCGAGAAGTTCAACGAGGCGTGCCGGACGTCGGTGCTCCGCTACACCGACCAGTGGCGCGACTACGTGACCCGCCAGGCGCGCTGGGTCGACTTCGACAACGACTACAAGACCCTCGACCTGGACTACATGGAAAGCGTCATGTGGGCCTTCAAGACCTTGTGGGACAAGGGCTTGGTGTACGAGGGCTTCCGGGTGCTCTGGTACTGCTGGCGCTGCGAGACGCCGCTGTCCAACACCGAGACCAAGATGGACGACACCTACCGGGACCGGCAGGACCCGGCGGTGACGGTCGGGCTGCGGCTGGAGACCGGTGAGCTGGCCCTGGTGTGGACGACCACGCCGTGGACCCTCCCGTCCAACCTCGCCGCCGCCGTCCACCCGGACGTCGACTACGTGACCGTCGAGGCGAACGGCGAGCGCTACGTGCTGGCCGAGGCGCGCGTGCCCGCGTACGCCCGCGAACTCGGCGAGGAACCCCCGGTCGTGGCCCGCTGCAAGGGCTCCGACCTGGTGGGCCGCCGCTACACGCCGCCGTTCGACTTCTTCGCCGGCCGCGAGAACGCCCACCGGGTGCTCGCCGCCGACTACGTCACCACCGAGGACGGCACGGGCATCGTGCACATCGCGCCCGCGTTCGGCGAGGAGGACAAGGCCGTCACCGACGCGGCGGGCATCGAGGTCGTCGTGCCGGTGGACCCGCACGGCCGGTTCACGGCCGAGGTGCCGCCGTACGAGGGGCAGCACGTCTTCGACGCGAACAAGGCGATCATCCGCGACCTGCGCGACACCGGCCTGCTGCTGCGCCACGAGACCTACGACCACCCGTACCCGCACTGCTGGCGGTGCGACAACCCGCTGATCCAGCGGGCCGTGTCGTCGTGGTTCGTGGCCGTGTCGAAGTTCAAGGACCGGATGGTCGAGCTGAACCGGCAGATCAACTGGGTGCCCGAGCACATCCGGGACGGCCAGTTCGGCAAGTGGCTGGAGAACGCCCGCGACTGGAACATCTCGCGCAACCGGTTCTGGGGCTCCCCGATCCCGGTGTGGGTGTCCGACGACCCCGCCCACCCGCGGGTGGACGTGTACGGCTCGCTGGACGAGCTGGAGCGCGACTTCGGCGTGCGCCCCACCGACCTGCACCGGCCGAACATCGACCAGCTCACCAGGCCCAACCCGGACGACCCGACCGGGCGCGCCACCATGCGCCGGGTGCCCGAGGTGCTGGACTGCTGGTTCGAGTCGGGCTCGATGTCGTTCGCCCAGGTGCACTACCCGTTCGAGAACCAGGAGTGGTTCGACGACCACTATCCGGGCGACTTCATCGTCGAGTACAACGGCCAGACCCGCGGCTGGTTCTACACCATGCACGTGCTGGCCACGGCGCTGTTCGACCGGCCCGCGTTCAAGAACTGCGTGGCGCACGGGATCGTCCTCGGCGACGACGGCCAGAAGATGTCCAAGTCCCGCAAGAACTACCCGGACGTGAACGAGGTGTTCGAGCGGGACGGCTCGGACGCCATGCGGTGGTTCCTCATGGCGTCGCCGATCCTGCGCGGCGGCGACCTGGTCGTCACCGAGCGCGGCATCCGCGACGCGGTGCGCCAGGCCGTGCTGCCGCTGTGGAACTCGTGGTACTTCCTCGCCCTGTACGCGAACGCGGAGGGCGTGGAGGGCCGGTGGCGGACGGACTCGCCGCACGTGCTCGACCGGTACGCGCTGGCGAAGACGCACGACCTGGTCGCGGACGTGACGGCGCGGCTGGACACCTACGACATCTCGGGCGCGTGCGCGGCGGTCCGGGAGTTCCTGGAGGTGCTGACCAACTGGTACGTCCGCCGGTCCCGCGACCGGTTCTGGGCGGGCGACCAGGACGCGGTGGACACCCTGCACACCGTGCTGGAGGTGGTGAGCCGGGTGACCGCGCCGCTGCTGCCGCTGACGGCGGAGGCCGTGTGGCGCGGGCTGACCGGCGGGCGCTCGGTGCACCTGACCGACTACCCGTCGGCGGCGGACCTGCCCGCCGACGACGCGCTGGTGGCCGCGATGGACCAGGTGCGGCAGGTGGCGTCGACCGCGCTGTCCCTGCGCAAGGCGAACAAGCTGCGGGTGCGGCTGCCGCTGGCGAAGCTCGTCATCGCGGCGGGCGGCGCGGCGCGGCTGGCGGACTTCACCGGCATCCTGCGGGACGAGGTGAACGTCAAGGAGGTCGAGCTGACCACCGACGTCGACGCGCACGGGCACTTCCAGCTCGCGGTCAACGCGCGCGTGGCGGGCCCGCGCCTGGGCCCGGACGTGCAGAAGGTGATCAAGGCCGTCAAGGCGGGCGACTGGACCGAGGTCGACGGGAAGGTCCTGGCCGCGGGCGTCGAGCTGTTCCCCGAGGAGTACGAGCAGCGGCTGGTCGCCACCGACCGGGGCGCGACGGCGGCGCTGCCGGACAACAGCGGGCTGGTGGTGCTCGACACCGCCGTGACGCCGGAGCTGGCGGCGGAGGGCGTCGCGCGCGACCTGGTGCGGGTGGTGCAGCAGGCGCGCAAGGACGCGGACCTGGACGTGTCCGACCGGATCGCGCTCGCGCTGGAGCTGCCCGACGGCGAGGTCGACGGGGCGGTGCGGCGGTTCGAGTCGTTCGTGGCGACCGAGACGCTGGCCGACGAGGTGGTCTACGCGCCCGTCGAGGACGGCGCGGAGGGCGTCGTCGGCGACGGGGCGAAGGTGAAGGTCGCGGTGCGGCGGGTGTAG
- a CDS encoding caspase, EACC1-associated type, translating into MRTALLIATDTYHDETFGALRAPHRDAAELATVLSDPAIGAFAAELLLNQPVQRLRERLDGLFAEAVDDDMVLLYLSGHGVKDRTGRLYFATEDTRADRLPSTALSAEFVRQLMDDSLAGRVVLWLDCCFGGAFPVDLSAKGEDVDVVARLSDGRGRSIMTASTAIQFAYEPSGDVRGGTRTSLFTRALIEGLRSGAADLDGDGEITTRELYGYVHDHVRRSMPGQTPTSNDSVVGTLAVARAANRSAGVFVPEVRLTTEPDLGEAAFVRDFLVWQGRIWRVGAWSEEARVQAHGPHAVNRAGTLLAAGGGDDEVAIWETEGHPDTWQEIVVAGGSVPWGTRLSFSHDDTMLALSGDGAPTVWDCRDWTAVGLLPGVLTDASSVVFNPMSPLVVVDSSLVQLTLFDLPGWNASLVRGGAELTFERFSPDGRLGAFHRMRDTVVLDLEDWTTLVEFRHDGGHTRRCAFSPDNRYLVTSSTRGLRVLDAATGKPVQVLAEVGYGCVPVFSPDGRYLVAGLNDGLHVWRFAGG; encoded by the coding sequence GTGCGGACGGCATTGTTGATCGCGACGGACACCTACCACGACGAGACGTTCGGCGCACTGCGCGCGCCACACCGCGACGCGGCGGAGCTGGCCACCGTGCTGTCGGATCCCGCGATCGGCGCGTTCGCCGCCGAGCTGCTGCTCAACCAGCCGGTCCAACGCCTGCGTGAACGCCTCGACGGTCTCTTCGCGGAGGCCGTCGACGACGACATGGTCCTGCTCTACCTCTCGGGTCACGGCGTGAAGGACCGCACCGGCCGCCTGTACTTCGCCACCGAGGACACCAGGGCCGACCGGCTGCCGTCGACCGCGCTCTCCGCGGAGTTCGTCCGGCAGCTGATGGACGACAGCCTCGCGGGTCGGGTCGTCCTGTGGCTGGACTGCTGCTTCGGCGGCGCGTTTCCGGTCGACCTGTCGGCCAAGGGCGAAGACGTGGACGTGGTCGCGCGGCTCTCCGACGGCCGGGGTCGCTCGATCATGACCGCCTCGACCGCGATCCAGTTCGCCTACGAGCCGAGCGGTGACGTCCGAGGCGGGACCCGGACGTCGCTGTTCACCCGGGCGCTCATCGAAGGTCTGCGCAGCGGGGCGGCCGACCTGGACGGTGACGGCGAGATCACCACGCGCGAACTTTACGGATACGTCCACGACCACGTTCGCCGGTCGATGCCGGGGCAGACGCCGACCAGCAACGACTCGGTGGTCGGGACCTTGGCCGTCGCGCGAGCGGCGAACCGGTCCGCCGGGGTGTTCGTGCCGGAGGTCCGCCTGACGACCGAACCGGATCTCGGTGAAGCAGCCTTCGTGCGGGACTTCCTGGTGTGGCAGGGGCGGATCTGGCGGGTCGGGGCCTGGTCGGAGGAGGCACGCGTCCAGGCGCACGGGCCCCACGCCGTCAACCGGGCGGGCACCCTGCTCGCGGCCGGCGGCGGCGACGACGAGGTCGCCATCTGGGAAACGGAAGGCCATCCGGACACCTGGCAGGAGATCGTCGTGGCGGGAGGGAGCGTCCCCTGGGGGACGAGATTGAGCTTCAGTCACGACGACACGATGCTGGCGCTGTCGGGCGACGGCGCTCCCACGGTCTGGGACTGCCGGGACTGGACGGCCGTCGGGCTGCTGCCGGGAGTGCTGACGGATGCGAGTTCCGTCGTGTTCAACCCGATGTCGCCGCTGGTGGTGGTGGACTCGTCACTGGTGCAGCTGACGCTGTTCGACCTTCCCGGTTGGAACGCGTCACTTGTGCGCGGTGGTGCGGAGCTGACCTTCGAGAGGTTCAGCCCGGACGGGCGCCTGGGCGCGTTCCACCGCATGCGCGACACCGTGGTGCTGGACCTGGAGGACTGGACGACGCTCGTGGAGTTCCGCCACGACGGCGGGCACACCCGGCGGTGCGCGTTCAGCCCGGACAACCGCTACCTCGTGACCAGCAGCACGCGTGGTCTGCGGGTCCTCGACGCGGCGACGGGGAAGCCGGTGCAAGTCCTCGCCGAGGTCGGCTACGGCTGCGTGCCGGTGTTCAGCCCCGACGGTCGCTACCTCGTGGCAGGGCTGAACGACGGCCTCCACGTGTGGCGGTTCGCGGGCGGTTGA